A region of the Acidobacteriota bacterium genome:
CGGCCTGGCACCTGCGCCAGGACGGCTTCACCGGCCGCATTCTCGTCGTCGAACGCGACCCGACGTACCAGCGCGCGTCCTCGTACCTGGCGATGGGCGGCATCCGCCAGCAGTTCTGCACACCGGTGACCGTGCAGATGGTGCAGTTCAGCGTCGAGTTGTGGAAGCGGTTCGACCAGGCCCTGGGCACGCCGGCCAAGCGCCCGCACGCGTGGTTTCGTCAGCGCGGCTATCTCTTCCTCGCCAACGGCGCCACGTCCACCGCGTTGACGAACCGCTATCACGAAGAGAAGCAGGCTGGCGCGTCGGTGCGCATGGTGGCCGTTGACGAGTTGCAGCAGATGCTGCCGGGCGTCATGCTCGACGACATCCTGTTCGGCGTGCTTGGCGACCAGGACGGCTACGCCAATCCGCGCGAGGTGCTGGCCGGTTTTCGTGCCGGGGCCGAACTGGCCGGCGCCGAGTTTCTCGCTGATGAGGTCATCGCCATCGATCGAAAACACGGCGCGGTGACCGGTGTGCGCCTCGCCGGCGGCGCGGCCATCGCCGCGCCGGTGGTCGTGAACGCCGCGGGGCCGTGGGCCGGACGGCTTGCCGCACTCGCCGGAGTGACGGTCCCGGTCGAACCGCTGCGCCAGATGCTGTTCCGCTGCACGCTACCCCGCCCGTGGCCCTCGCGCTTCCCCATGCTGATCGATCCCGGCGGCGTGCACTGGCGGCACGACGATGCCACCGACCCGGGCGGGCCGGACAAGATCATCCTGGCCTTCACGAACTGGCATGAGAAGCCGGGCGAGAACCTGGCCGCCGACGACGACCGGTGGAAGAAGGACTTCTACCCGGCCATGGTCAATCGCGCGCCCGACCTGCATGACGTCACCGAGGTGCAGGGTTGGGCCGGGCTGTACGAGATGACCCCGGACCACAACCCGGTACTCGGGCCGCATCCGGGGCTGGCCGGGTTCATCTTCGCGAACGGCTTCAGCGGACATGGGCTGATGATGTCGCCCGCGACCGGGAAGGTCGTCAGCGAGTTCGTGCGGCTGGGGCGGTCGGAGACGTTCGATGTAGCGATCTTCGCGCCCGACCGTTTCGAGCGCGGCGCCCTGATCCACGACGCCGCGACCATCTGAGCGCGCCTACACGCGGCGGATTCGAACGAAGTTCGATCCGCCGCGATCGAGATCGGC
Encoded here:
- a CDS encoding FAD-binding oxidoreductase — protein: MSDRADVVIVGGGVVGCSAAWHLRQDGFTGRILVVERDPTYQRASSYLAMGGIRQQFCTPVTVQMVQFSVELWKRFDQALGTPAKRPHAWFRQRGYLFLANGATSTALTNRYHEEKQAGASVRMVAVDELQQMLPGVMLDDILFGVLGDQDGYANPREVLAGFRAGAELAGAEFLADEVIAIDRKHGAVTGVRLAGGAAIAAPVVVNAAGPWAGRLAALAGVTVPVEPLRQMLFRCTLPRPWPSRFPMLIDPGGVHWRHDDATDPGGPDKIILAFTNWHEKPGENLAADDDRWKKDFYPAMVNRAPDLHDVTEVQGWAGLYEMTPDHNPVLGPHPGLAGFIFANGFSGHGLMMSPATGKVVSEFVRLGRSETFDVAIFAPDRFERGALIHDAATI